The nucleotide sequence CACTTCAATTTCAACAGAAATGACCACAGCCATTGCATTACCCTGTTCCAATTTAACAGAAAGAAGGGGGTAGCAGATGGATGAGCTGATGACTCTGATTTGATCCGCAACCACTGGAGAATTCAGATGGCATTAGGAATCAATCGCTTATTTAGGGCGAACATAGTTCAATGATCTGCGTTTCCCGGCTCTAATCACACCTTGCCAAGATATCCCAAACGTTGCTATCAGCTAGGAAGATTCGGATGGTGTTGAGAGACGATTTACATCACTTTGCTACGCTTGGCTAGCGAACCACTAAGTAAGCAGGCCTTGAGTAGAGACGAGGCATCGGTTACCTGCGGGGCGAGGCGCTTGCAGTGGCCGCACCAGGGAGCGTAGAAATCGACGAAGAGGAAGTCAGCTGCGCGCACCGCCGCCTCGAAGTTGCTCTCGTCAAGCTCCAGCACGCTCCCGTCCCGAGGGATCTCGAACTCCGCCGGCTCCCCTCCGCCTCCGTTACTGGCTACGCAGCAGCTCTGCGGCCGCAGAACTAAGAtgacgaggaagaggaggagaggaagcAGCACCCGACGCAGCGCCATCGCCATGGGTACGCTCCGCTCCGCTTGATTCGATCTCGCCGCCTCACCTTTCGAACTCAACTGCGGCCTAACAGTCTATATAACGCAGAAGACGCTTGCTGCCGGAGAAGACGTAACTTCACGACTTGTAAAGCGCAAAGCATAGAGAGACGTAATAAAACCATAAAAGAGCATGTTCTCAGGCGTTACAGAAAAAAACAGAATGAAAAGTTTGCAAGAGTTGAGATCTGAGAGCTCACAGGGAGACTGTCAGCTCAAAATTAACTGCATACCATGCTGCTGCAGCAGATGTAACACATTCCATACATTCAAGAATGGAAAACCGGGGAAGCAAAATCAGAAAGGATAACAATATGCTTTCTGTGAGTTCCACATCTTGGAAAAGTTCAAGACATCGTATTATTAACAGATATATCGGTATTCCTACATCAAAATCCAATTAGCGCAGAGAGCAAACCTGCAGCAAGAGAAAATAGAGAAATGGCCAAGCAAAACTGAAGCTCCAGCCTGAACTTCTGAAAATGCTATGGGGCAAATGGGAAAAGAAATTTCGTGGACAGGTATGTTTTGATTATGCAGATGCAGTCTTCTTCTGCTGGAAAACAACTGCATACACAGGGACTCCAACACCAGTGCCCACCGCAGCCAGCACGGCGAGGGACACCTTAAGCTGCTGGTGCTTCATCCTGTGCAGGTTGTACATGTGCTTGGCGTGGACGTAGTATGGCTCATCATGAGCATGCGCCCCCATCCTCCTTACGCCAGTAGATTGGAATGCACGAGAAGCTGAGAAATACGACATGGTGTGAGAGAAGTAGAAGAATAGGAGCTACAGCACACAGGAAGGCTAGACGTACTGCATGAAAAGTTTTGAGATTGAGAATATGGAAACTCCAGAAATGTAATTATCAAAATGCATGTCACATAAAAGATTTCCATATCCAAAGAGTACACTCATGCTGCAAGTTGCTTTGCCAACTCTAATAATGTCGTACAGAGACAAAGGTAACCATTTCAACTTTCACACTGATAATGTAATGAACCAACGCTACCATATGATTAACATAATGATGGCCATTGCATACGGATTGGTGAACTTTAAAAATTTGTACACAGGTAATATGACTGATACTGCCCATGCATTTAAAGGCTGATGAAGAGTCCAGATTAGTTACATGGAGAAGAGAGGCAGTTGATCCCAATAACATGGCAAGTGGGCATTGTGACAGAGAAACAAGAATGTTGACAATGAATAGTGCGTTTGAAGTAATGCAAAACTGACAGTatgatttgaatattacaaaTTTAATGTAATTTTCTTTTCCACATGATCTCGATCAACACATCCATACAAAATAGGACAGCTATAACTATTCTACACCAcatttgacaacatataatccATGGATAACGCATCATTGCAGCTGCTTTGAAGCTGGAGCTTGTGTGTTATATAGGCTCAGAAAATTCTAACCATTATTGGCAAAGGAACCCAATCAAACCTAGAACTATGAACTACCAACACCAACACGCAAGAGAATAACAAAAAGGTAGCAAGAGAGTTGGCAAAGCAAGACAAATGGTTATACAGGCTGTAGAGCTCCGAACAAATGCAAGACAACATATTCATTTTAATAGTAGCATTTGCCACCATTGTTAACAGGCAAGGGCACAAATTAGGCACCCATCCAATGCAACAATGCAAGCAGAAAACATCAGAGTTCGTGCAGTTCGATTCTGACAGAAACGAATTGCAATCTACAGCCATGTCGGGAATTAAACATGAACCCCAGAATCATCTCCGCGGCTGGAGCGTTGGAGCAATCTTGCTTTTTGCAAGAGCTCCGTATTTGCTCCAGATCAAAATACATGCTAAATTGCTAACCAAAACGGCTGCACGCTTCGCAAATGCTAGTCATATTTTCCCTGCAAAGTCGAAGCGAGCATCTAAACTTTGCCACGCAAATCTAGCACCGCGCGAAATGGATCCTTTCGGATGCGACGAATGCGTCAGATCTAATAGGGCAACGAGGCAATCGGATCGCATGACAGAAAGACCCCGATCGGATCGCGGCGCGGGTGAGCGGAGGGTAAGGGTGCGCGGGTCTTACCGGGTGCTGAGGCGGCCTCGGCGCCTGCGGCGAGGAGTGGGAGGCCGGAGCGCGCGCCGCGGCtgagcgccgccgtcgccatcgtcgcgttcctcttggtcgtcgccggcggtgaggttcgAGGCCTCGGGAGACGAGCGCGTGCGCGAGCAAAAGGGAATGGACAAAAGTCAGAGCAGGAAAGTCAGTTTGGGTTGTGTAGCCTGTTGCATGGGCTGTGTGGGCTCTCTACCTGGGCCGGGCTAAACGTATTCAGCCTGTTCAGTTAGGGCTGAATCGTGGATTATTACTCCTGACTTctaactgaaaatttacgatcgtttatgaccaTAACTTGGTTTGAGATCGTTTCATCACATAAATGGCCATGGTTTGTCAAGGTTTTATGTTGAGTGATTTTATCTTCAGGACCTGGTAGGACCTATGAGGCACAATTGTTATGAAATCTGGTGCTTTTCTTAGGTACCGTTTAGTTCATTTCcaatttgcaaaatttttcaagatttcccgtcacatcgaatctttggacgtatgcatgaagcattaaatataaataaaaaataaaactaattacatagtttagacaaaattcacgagacgaatcttttaagcctaattagactatgattagacactaattgtcaaataacaacgaaagtactacagtaccatttcgccaaaaaaattgcaaactaaacaaggccttagtttcTAAGGTTGTCAAATCAAAGGTATTATATGTACGTTGACGTAGGCATGCTAATTGTTATGAATGTTTATTTCTTGTGGTGGCCTGTTTGTGGACATAACTGAATTATATGAGTACGTTTGGCTAGGTGGCCAACTCTTAGGCAGGCTCTAAGAAGCCACCTATGGAGTGTTGCCTGTCTATCCCGTTAACCAGGCCTCGATGGGCCACCGACCAGGCTGTATCCTGGCTAGCTGGGAACGTGGGGAGAGTCCGTTTCCAGCAAGCCTGGCTTGGCCAGCGCCTGGGGTCCGTTCGCGTCACCTCCCAGTTCGTGCTCGAGACGGCGCTTGGAGTTCCGGCGAGGGCGCAGGGAGCAGAGGCCGCCACCACGCGAGCTCCGGCGAGGGCGCAGGGAGCACAGGACGCCACCACACGAGCTTCCCGGCGCTGGAACTCCGCGATGGCCTCGAGCGCCGCTCGGCGGGCGTCGTCCAGGCCCGAGAGCGCAGACGGGGTGGCGCACCTCGCGCACCCACCGGTGGTGGTGCTCGGGCAGCTGGGGCGCCCATCGGCTGCCCGGCAGCGACGACGACGAGGCCGCCGTGCCCGTGATGTACAGCGCGCGCAGGATGTTCGCGGCGTCCGAGTGGCTACGCCAGGAGCTGCAGGAGCGCGACGACCTCGGCCGTGGCCCGCCCGTGCCAAGATCTGGGAGCTGCCGCACCTCCTTTCGCTCGGCGTGGGCAGATGATGCAGGGCTCACTGGTACCCCCCGCCCCGGCCTCACCATCGAGCGCGGCGTGGGCAGCTCGACGTCCGCCGGATTTTTAGGATTAGCAAATAGTTTTACCAAGTGTATATGAAATTTGTTATTTGCGGCGTATCCTAAAAATCTTTAGTTCCTTTCTAGTACTGTAATTGTCATCGGATTCTCCCTCGGCCTTTTCTGATCGATGGCTCCATGTGGCCAGGAGATACGGTGCTCGCGCCGATGGTGAGAGGCGCTCACGAAGTGTTTGATAAATTGTCTTCGAAAGGTGGTAAACTTATTGCAAAGAGAAGAGGTGACTCTATGACTAACCAACCAACCAAACCAGACTTAGATAGTATAAACAACCAAATAAGTTCATCTTAACTCGTTGCAGACAGTTTTAAGGTAGCCTGGCTTATTCCTAGCCAGATTAGAAGGGAGTCAGAGAACAAAACAGACCTTATATAACCCGTATCTTTTGTTCTCGCTTCTTGGCGGACATAAAACCTTTTAGAGCTAACACCCCTCATCTAAAACTCTAAACACTCGTTGAAGTCTCTCGCTTTTTCTTGTCAAGTACATAAGAGCATTGTTCTGGATGTCAATTGATATCAACAAACAGGATTTATATCTGAATGACAGTTCACACTACTACAGTATTTTTAACCGTGGCGAGTATTTTGGGTTAACCAATGCGGTTTTTGCAACCGTCTCGAccaaaaggtcacggttaatcgtggcTTAACTGAGACGGTTGTCCTAACCGTCTCGGTTAATCAATTATACGTGGCGGTCGGCTTTACacaaccgtctcggttaatacatattaaccgaggcggttgtcttaacatgcccgcctcggttaagattttaaccgaggcggttgattAAAGACGCCCACTTCGGTTAAAGCATTAACCGAAGCGGTTGTTATTAAGTGCCCGCGCTCGGTTAATGGTTTCCATATTTAAAAAAATGTATTTTTAAATTAGAattagaatttgaatttgaatttcgctaatgcaaacacaaataaagCAGAAAATAGATGAAAAATATATATTACATCCATTCTTGTTCGAGGAACCAACATTTAAGTTATTACATTAGAGATGTCTTCGTCATTACAAACCCACATCATTCATACATGAGCAACTAAGGCCAGCCATACATATCAACTTTCATTGGGAAAGAGGTCCGGTAAAATGTAATCCGAGATTCATAACTAGTTGCTATAGTTTCTGATCCTCTCGAACTTCGGGTCCCACACTAAGTCGCCTTCCTTATTGAAGAACGTATTCCCTTCATGTGCGCTCTCtatgacaaacttacatatgtctccTACTGTTTGCCTGAAGTTTTGATCGACCTTCTCCCTTCGCCACCATCCTTGTGCTTTCTTGAGCTGCCGCTGAATCCGTTGCACGTCCCCAGGTACTCGCAAACGTAGAATCCACATAATACTGAGCCATAATGTTGTTTAGCGCACTGCACGATATATAATACACAATCATTAAAGCATATATAGAGAGCAGTAGTAGAAGGACAATATAGTATAGGAGTAGTAGTgagagtagtagtagttataGGAGTAGAGTATAGTAGAGTAGTGTAGAGGAGTTGTAGTAGGATTggtataggagtagagtagagtagagtagtagtagtaatagtagtaggaggagtaggagtaggattAGTAAAGTAGTATATCAGCAGGAGTAGTAGAGAGCATGCTCGATATAATAACATAAATGACTTTTGATATACTTATCGGGAACTCGTGCTTGAGTTTCAGTTTCATGCCATTCTTGATTTTTTTTCTCCTCGGATCTTCGGTCATAGGATTCGGGATCTTGCACGTACTTCTTATAATTGTTGTACAAAAAACCAATAGTGTCAACAACAATTTCAACATGTATGTTAACTGTAAATGAATAATTTTTGTCACTTACTATCTCAAACATCTTTCAAAGCGCTTGTACCCTACTTTGTTTGTTTGCCGTAAAGAGTCAAATATACAGACCCTTCCATCCTAAGGATAGATTATAAATGCAATCCAGTGGCCCATGATGCCCTAGCTGCACCATTCACACAATACAGATTAGAAATGTACAAATATGAGAAGTCATGAGCCTAGTACCTATATACATATGTTCCAAGTATCTTTTGGACTTACCCGAACTAGTGGGTGGCCATGATCCACCCATTTCCCTAGACCTTCTTCATGGCTTCATAGATGTACATTACCGCCCGATACTTATATTCGATTACCAGATCTTCCCTATATTTCTTTCTCTCCTCCGGGTTCAAGTTCACTAGCTTTTCATGAGTGTCTAGTATATCGTAACCCACGATGGTTGTCTCTGTAATAAGCATCAAAGAGAGATAGATAATACCCTTGCCCAATTCCTTGCTTACATAGGCCTGTATCCTGCAAGGAAAGGTCATCATGGCATTATTAGTTTGTTCCTAAAGTGCCTATAGCGATGTAGTGGTGTCAAAGTCGTAAGTAACTTACAGGGCAAgtaaggtgacttgggcgatgtcgaGGTCCTTTCGCCGCAAGAGTCTATGCATGTTGTGGAAATCTACAATGACTTGACCATCAGTGGGcgtgtggaagtactccgccggaATCTTGATGACAAAGTTTTCCAGGCCAACTTTTACTGCTTCCATGTACCATAGATGGAACCTCCTTACCTCCCACTTCTCTTCAAGGAGGTTGCCCAAGGTCAACATAAACTTCCCATGCACGTAGTTTTCAGGGCAATCATCTGACTGGGGCCAAAACGACGGCAGTGTTTTCGGCCTACAACACTAGGGCTTGAGATGTTAGGGAGTGGGAAATGAATTATAGATTGACTATGCTTGCTAGTAGCATACCTTTCAAATGTAGTTGAGTATGGGTGCTCGTCAGCTATTTGATAGGCCACCCAACTCGACTTGGTGTGGTTTAGGGGTATGGCCTCCTCTTCATCTGTAGGCTTCCTTGGTGGGGGAAGACATTGGTTTGAGCCCTGCTTCGAACCACTTGTAGGCGGTGGTGTCACATTGCCTGATGTTGCCCCTATGCTTCCCTATGGATTGCTATTAACACGAGGCGGACTACCTAGAGGACTGTTGCCTAGGCTTGCCTGGGCCGCTAGCATTGTCGTTGTCATcgctgccatcatcatcatcgtcgtcacccAGGTCATCCAAGGGAGACAATGACGGGTGTGAGGGCTGTGACATCGACGTCGGCATGTCCAAGACAATGTCGCTCGTGTTCCATAGAACGTGCATGCCGATAGTAGCGCCGATGAACCTGTACCCCTCTTCATTGGTAATGTCGATTTTATCCTTGTCAAAATCTTTGTTGGTCCACGTCAAGTTGACCCAAGCATAGTCGGGCGGGATTGGCTTGCCGTCGTACATGGCACCGCTTTTAGGCAGTAGTGCCACTCCCATGGCCACGTCCTTCTTCCTCTAAGCCCTACCAATGGCCACCTAGAGCGTGCAGCTCGTTGGTTCAATGATGTCGTCAATCGAGTACCTGGGGAGTTGTCCGGTTCATGGCACTATTTGCCCTTGTACGGTGGCTTGAGCCTATGGTAGCAGCATGCTAGCATAGCGAAACATTTGCATCTTCAGCTCCACCATCTTGGGGTTGGTGCTCGTGAAAGCGTCTTGTATCTTCCCCATGATCATGTCCTTGACTGCCTCATCACGGCCTTTCTGGACGAGCCCTTCCTTGTAGCTCTACCTCCTATGGTTAGAGTTGGCGTCAGATTGACAGGCCTCCACGTCCTTCTAGCtctatgaaaggtcctaatagctagagaggggtgaatagctaataaaaatttctacaacaacactaaacaaaatggttagacaattatgaggcgaagcaaatgttgcgctagcctactaaaatgcaagccacctaccacaattctagtctcgatgatctctaggcacacaaaggctatgtcactacactaagctaGTGAGCTCTCAATGATTAACTAAAGagactcactaaccactagatgtgacacaagctagctctcaaaactaatgacactaaagagcttagctacactatgaATGTAAATACACAAGTGGTTGAGATGTTTATACCGCCATATAGAGAGGTGTGCCGATCACAAGATGAAGCCAATCAATTACAATAGAGTCCCAGTGACAAgaggtgacacaatgattttttaccgaggttcacttgcttgccggcagctactccccgttgtggcgatacactcacttggaggttcacgtgctaattggcatcacacgccaaaccctcaatacggtgccgcacaaccaacacaagatgaggatcacataagccacgagcaatctactagagtatcttttgactCTTtgtcgaggaaaggtcaagaacccctcacaatcaccacgatcggagccaaagacaagcaccttcctccgctggacgatcctcgctgcaccaagccatctaggtacccaaacttgcttaggttcttgaaggttagttactaaactctttggcacccaaatagctttcttctttgagcccatccatggtgcaccaatgaacttagccttcacaccatttgtacccttaataagcacatagaaagaatcaagcttaattaagGATACATTGGCTTGTGGCTTCTTTTTTATGCACTTTTGCTATACATGAtcaacttgcttgtaactagtgcaaaaccagtcattgttcttcacaaaactagtcttatgaggagcaaaggccaccttgcctttcttgggagtatagcacaatccctctttgtagagagaagctctttggctacccaagcacataagcaagcggtcctcacaaCCATAGGctttagccaaggtgtgattgagctcttttacctccttcttgagtgtctcattctcaaccattattgaggcatcacaagttaaaccatcactactagatgaggtagaagtggatgcACTATAAGAAAGGTTAGTGGgaacaacaatgataggcttatatgatgattcttcaattatgtcacatgttaagcctacttcacatgttacaacatgcctCTTCTctttttgctcattaagtagagaggaatgagctttttcaagcttcttgtgaatcTTGCaaagctcctcatggtcttcctttagactctcatgagatgcattgagctcatcaaaggcttgcttaagggcttttagttccttacgcaagcttttgcattcccttctcttaatgtcaaaatgttccttaGCATCATCTGGCATGTTAAgtagttcatctttagtaggttcatcatcatcactatcactttcattttcattttcgttATCATATTCCTCAtcatcacactcatcatcggattgtaccttagtggccttagtcatgaagcatgatggagtgtcgaagagagatggcttctcattgatagcaatgcttgcaaaagCCTTCttgttggtggtcttgtcatcatcactatcatcatcatcatcacttgaggaagcatcactatcccaagtgaccacatatgaaccatcaTTCTTCttattgaaggtcatcttgtccttcttctctttcttttccttcttgtctttcttctcgcTCTTCTTGTCCTCATCattattgtcgctattgtataggcattgagcaacaagatgatccttgcttccacacttgaagcatcttcttgactcttctttgttcttggatgaggacttctttcttctagcacggtagcctttctttaccatgaacttaccaaatctcttgacaaagagagccatcttctcatcatcatcatcttcccatgagccatcatcttcactttatgtatcttgcttggccttccccttagatgatgtggctttgaatgccacactcttcttcgtGTCATCCttattctcatctttcttcttcttttcttccttctcatcatcatctctataagtgtcatcggtcatcacatctcccaacacttggtttggtgtcatgctatccaaaccactcctcactagcaaggtgaccaacatgccaaaccttacgggtaagcatctcaagaacttatgggagaagttcATGTCCTTTATttcttctctaagtgctttgagatcattgacaagcacttaaagCTTATGGAACATCTCCAACACACTTttatcatccttcatcttaaaactagcaaacttctccttaaggatgtatgccttggcacccttcacggcttgagtgccctcaaatgattcttccaacttcttccaagcttcatgagccatcttaatgttcttgatttgctcaaatgttctctcatcaatagcatcatgaatggcactaaaagcattgtcattgttttggagaagcacttcatCGACCGTGGTGGAATTCTCCAGATCGgctatctcaattttggtctccaccaccttccacactcttctattgattgacttgatatatgttgtcatcttagccttccaataaggatagtttatgccatcaaattgggatggcttcttggtgttgttgatttgagctatttttgacatcgaaggttgttaagcctcaaatcatggtgaccacagCTTCGATAccccttgaaaggtcctaatagctagagggggatgaatagccaaTAAAAATTTCTAGAACAATActaaacaaaatggttagacaattatgaggtgaagcaaatgttgtgctagcctactaaaatgcaagccacctaccacaattctagtctctatgatctctaggcacacaaaggctatatcactacactaagaaGCAATGCAcctagattcactcccaatctcacaaagatgatcaatctatgatagagatgagtgggagggctttggctaagctcacaaggttgctatgtcaatgccaatggctaagagggtgagcttaagctggccatggggcttaaatagaagctcctatAAAATAGTGTCATTGGGCTCCCACAGCAGCCCAACTCAAGGCGATCGGACGCACCGATCAGATGTGATCGGACGCATGCCTCAGCATTCGGTCATCTGATGTCATCCACGTGTCACACCCGTTTCAAATGCCAGCTACGCGATGCCTATGGCTAGTAGCCATTCTCGCGCTCTTTaagtcatgatcggacgcgtcattGCGTAGACTAGACACGCCGGTGCCAAGTCAGCCATGCGCACATGCCACTACTACACCATGACTGGACACTCTGATGAGATGACCAGTCATCTACGTCtggagtccggtcacttctagagagATTCTAGAGCGGCCAAAttatgactggacgtgtccggtgcaTCTCGACCGGACCCTTCACagcatccggtgcaataccctaggttacACTGCCTCGACctctactgaccggactcacaagccagtgtccagtcactgcGAGAGCGACGTCTGGTCACTCAAAATCAGTGACAATCACCTTATTTACTTCACTAACTTcactcttgctcaaatgtgccaaccaccaagtgtatcaccttgtgcacgtgtgttagcatattttcacaaacattttcaagggtgttagcactccactagatctaaatgcatatgcaatgacttAGAACAtccagtggcactttgataaccacatttagatatgagtttcaccccccttaatagtatggctgtcgatcctaaatgtgatcacactcactaagtgtcttgatcaccaaaccaaaaaactcctatcaaatttcacctttgccttgagctttttgtttttctctttcttcttttccaagtccaagcacttgatcatcaccatggttacaccatcatcatgatcttcatcattgctccaccacttgaaatagtgctacatatctcatgatcacttagataaattaggttagcacttagggtttcatcagttcaccaaaaccaaactagagtt is from Miscanthus floridulus cultivar M001 chromosome 7, ASM1932011v1, whole genome shotgun sequence and encodes:
- the LOC136463524 gene encoding uncharacterized protein → MATAALSRGARSGLPLLAAGAEAASAPASRAFQSTGVRRMGAHAHDEPYYVHAKHMYNLHRMKHQQLKVSLAVLAAVGTGVGVPVYAVVFQQKKTASA
- the LOC136465693 gene encoding nucleolin 1-like, coding for MEKVTITYDDWRKVPKDIKGNVWGEVKRQFMSMLNREYVHKGRTPFEDYNFITHDVWEEFVMKQSTGDAKDKGEKFSELEKRNELHHHLGMIGCAAKMEKWWQEEREAAEAGDNNDEDKKSEKKDKKEKKEKKDKMTFNKKNDGSYVVTWDSDASSSDDDDDSDDDKTTNKKAFASIAINEKPSLFDTPSCFMTKATKVQSDDECDDEEYDNENENESDSDDDEPTKDELLNMPDDAKEHFDIKRRECKSLRKELKALKQAFDELNASHESLKEDHEELCKIHKKLEKAHSSLLNEQKEKRHVCIHFYLI